A DNA window from Ignavibacteriales bacterium contains the following coding sequences:
- a CDS encoding DegT/DnrJ/EryC1/StrS family aminotransferase: MNVEYENLKVVNNQFRENIMDELAAILDSGWFILGERVKSFEGNFASYCGSKYCVGVASGLDALILSLLACGFEKGSKIIVPSNTYIATILAVIHAGLKPVLVEPDLQTYNINPERLEEAINAKTRAILCVHLYGKTCEMDTILSVCKKYNLKLIEDCAQAHGAKYKGRMVGSFGDAGAYSFYPTKNLGALGDAGAVITSDEGMHDKVRMLRHYGQNQKYYNEVIGYNSRLDELQAGILLIKLKYLDEITKHKKKLAEIYHRGLKNDFIKPVVDPNFSDVHHIYPIRHPKRDSLREYLLSNGIKTEIHYPVPPHFQIAMKEHFAGKQYPISEEIHNTILSLPISFGHREEEIEYVVEVMNKF; encoded by the coding sequence ATGAACGTTGAATATGAAAATCTGAAAGTGGTTAATAATCAATTCCGTGAAAATATCATGGATGAATTAGCTGCGATTCTTGACAGCGGCTGGTTTATTCTCGGTGAAAGAGTAAAATCATTCGAGGGTAATTTTGCCTCATACTGCGGATCCAAATATTGCGTAGGTGTTGCGTCGGGACTTGACGCGCTGATACTTTCTCTTTTAGCTTGTGGTTTTGAGAAAGGAAGTAAAATTATTGTTCCCTCTAACACTTATATTGCGACGATACTTGCTGTGATTCACGCCGGATTAAAACCAGTCTTGGTTGAGCCCGATCTTCAAACATACAATATCAATCCTGAACGGTTAGAAGAAGCCATCAACGCGAAAACAAGAGCAATCCTTTGCGTTCATCTTTACGGTAAGACGTGTGAGATGGATACGATATTGAGTGTTTGTAAAAAATATAATTTGAAATTGATCGAAGATTGCGCGCAGGCGCATGGTGCTAAATATAAAGGAAGAATGGTCGGTTCATTCGGAGACGCAGGGGCATATAGCTTTTACCCCACTAAAAATTTGGGCGCATTAGGTGATGCCGGTGCTGTGATAACATCCGATGAAGGTATGCATGATAAGGTTCGGATGCTGCGGCATTATGGGCAGAATCAAAAATATTACAACGAAGTTATCGGCTACAACTCTCGACTCGACGAATTGCAGGCAGGTATTCTTCTTATCAAACTGAAATATCTCGATGAGATCACAAAACATAAAAAGAAACTCGCTGAAATTTATCACAGAGGATTAAAAAATGATTTTATAAAACCTGTCGTAGATCCAAACTTTTCAGATGTGCATCATATCTATCCCATCCGGCATCCTAAACGCGATTCATTACGCGAATATTTATTGAGCAATGGTATCAAAACAGAAATTCATTATCCTGTACCGCCTCATTTTCAAATTGCTATGAAGGAACATTTCGCGGGGAAACAGTATCCAATATCTGAAGAGATTCATAACACAATTTTGAGTTTACCAATTTCATTCGGTCACCGTGAAGAAGAAATTGAGTATGTTGTTGAGGTGATGAATAAATTCTGA
- a CDS encoding glycosyltransferase, producing the protein MAAITPLVSIITVCLNSASTIKQTIESVINQSYSNIEYIVIDGGSIDGTLHIIGEYKNRISHLVSEKDNGISDAFNKGLRIAKGEYIQLLNADDLIPRDKIANSVSELISHPECGFVFGDIILQSGKGEDKRIPGNPDYRQSISRIMRRINHPTVLARRSLYENYGLFDVRWKIAMDYEWHLRIDKKGEYGFYSPEIVVMMSPSGVSNINTDAAIREVRDISIMHGYPKMSAQLYYLGRIFKNKIYSVLGLR; encoded by the coding sequence ATGGCAGCAATAACTCCACTCGTCAGCATCATTACGGTTTGTTTGAATTCGGCATCAACAATCAAGCAGACAATAGAAAGCGTAATCAATCAATCTTACTCAAATATCGAATATATTGTAATTGATGGGGGCTCAATCGATGGTACTTTGCATATCATCGGGGAATATAAAAATAGAATTTCTCACTTGGTCAGCGAAAAAGATAACGGTATTAGCGATGCCTTCAATAAAGGTTTGAGGATAGCAAAAGGAGAATATATTCAGTTGCTTAACGCTGATGACCTCATACCTCGCGATAAAATCGCTAACTCCGTATCTGAGTTAATATCACATCCTGAATGTGGTTTCGTTTTCGGTGATATCATATTGCAATCAGGTAAAGGTGAGGATAAAAGAATCCCTGGTAATCCTGATTACAGGCAATCGATTTCGCGAATCATGAGGCGCATCAATCATCCGACTGTTTTAGCAAGAAGATCGCTTTATGAAAATTATGGATTGTTTGATGTCAGATGGAAAATCGCGATGGATTATGAGTGGCATCTTCGAATCGATAAAAAAGGTGAATACGGATTTTATTCTCCCGAAATCGTTGTCATGATGTCTCCTTCGGGAGTTTCAAATATTAATACTGACGCCGCTATACGGGAAGTGCGTGATATATCAATAATGCATGGGTATCCTAAGATGTCTGCACAGTTGTATTATCTTGGGCGGATATTCAAGAATAAAATTTATTCTGTTCTTGGATTGAGATAA
- a CDS encoding FkbM family methyltransferase — MLSKLKKTLSFVANPSKLHGLGQLGSQGYLLQNGWFKSFKDKLPVDAEGKPLPWFTYPSILFLNERLNKTMNLFEYGTGNSTLYFASRVQQVISVEHDQRWYDKFHPVLPNNVHSKFIEVDSIKVDYTQAAKNAGIRFDVLVIDGRRRKECMMNSLESLTPEGIIILDDAERTEYEPGIRYLFKNDFHIIPFWGIAPGMVDLKCTAILYRKVNCFNI; from the coding sequence ATGCTTAGTAAACTTAAAAAAACATTATCGTTTGTTGCAAATCCATCGAAACTGCACGGACTTGGGCAACTCGGCTCACAAGGATATTTATTGCAAAACGGATGGTTTAAATCTTTTAAAGATAAACTTCCTGTGGATGCCGAGGGGAAACCGCTTCCATGGTTTACATATCCCTCGATTCTTTTTCTAAATGAACGCTTGAATAAAACAATGAACCTGTTTGAATACGGCACGGGGAATTCAACTTTGTATTTCGCATCTCGTGTCCAGCAAGTTATATCCGTAGAACACGATCAAAGGTGGTACGATAAATTTCATCCAGTTTTACCGAATAATGTTCATTCAAAATTCATCGAAGTAGATTCAATAAAAGTAGATTATACCCAAGCTGCTAAAAATGCGGGGATTCGGTTTGATGTTTTAGTAATAGACGGACGAAGAAGAAAAGAGTGTATGATGAATTCGCTTGAGTCGCTAACCCCCGAAGGGATCATTATTCTGGACGATGCCGAACGAACTGAATATGAACCGGGAATTCGTTATCTTTTTAAAAACGATTTCCATATAATTCCGTTCTGGGGTATCGCACCCGGTATGGTGGACTTAAAATGCACGGCAATATTATACCGAAAAGTAAATTGTTTCAACATCTGA
- a CDS encoding nicotinate-nucleotide adenylyltransferase — MKVGIFGGSFNPPHMGHLIVIEAVRDQLQLDKVLFIPAAQNPNKPNSLLTSSQARLDMTELAVKGSNGFEVSDIEIERKSISYTVDTIQALSLLYPRATLSLIIGADNLLEFETWKSPEEIIAKAELVVMRRPGFDINTSKNNFVRTARIVNVPQIGISGTDIRRRVKLGQSIRFLVPRQVEDYIYSKRLYRN, encoded by the coding sequence ATGAAGGTAGGTATATTCGGCGGATCATTCAATCCTCCTCACATGGGGCATCTGATCGTGATTGAAGCGGTACGCGACCAACTTCAACTCGATAAAGTGTTGTTTATACCGGCGGCTCAAAATCCTAACAAACCCAATTCGCTCCTCACTTCATCTCAAGCACGATTAGATATGACTGAATTAGCAGTGAAGGGAAGTAACGGATTTGAAGTATCGGACATAGAAATTGAGAGAAAAAGTATTTCATATACCGTGGATACAATTCAGGCGTTATCATTGTTATATCCGCGCGCGACTTTGTCGCTTATAATCGGTGCGGATAATTTACTTGAATTTGAAACGTGGAAATCACCCGAAGAAATTATCGCTAAAGCCGAACTTGTGGTAATGCGCAGACCCGGGTTCGATATAAACACGAGCAAGAATAATTTTGTCCGCACGGCAAGGATTGTAAATGTACCGCAAATCGGGATTTCCGGCACCGATATCAGAAGAAGAGTAAAACTTGGGCAGTCTATTCGTTTCCTTGTTCCGAGGCAGGTGGAGGATTACATATACTCAAAGAGATTGTATCGAAATTAG
- a CDS encoding glycosyltransferase gives MINLLHCLTHSDAGGGQAAVFTLAKSIVRFHPDVRITVMLPVNGIYVDRFKDAGFEVIPFPFESISLKNIYLFKRLVANIKPDIIHSHGKGAGFYSRMSTYLGLSCPRIHTHHGFHLPPGSLRKNIYLRLEQNLTSRTDTIIAVSPSEQKELCSIFEKYSKRIINISNVIDSDELIRSSVSDLPSNVDAFLNASNDKIVLMIARDDEVKNYPLALNAAEIVLKQNKKARFIFVGLRSDNQLYSSIKLSFGGKILTVEKMENVIPLFKRCDILLLTSRKEGGLPLVIQEGFYFGKPAVGTKVPGITDLIDDRINGLLSDETPESVANAIIRLVEDDNLYRMLSVNAKKKMDSFNLPDWAEKYYNLYRSYVGK, from the coding sequence ATGATTAACCTCCTTCATTGTTTAACACATAGCGATGCCGGAGGTGGGCAGGCGGCAGTTTTCACACTCGCTAAATCGATTGTTCGTTTTCATCCGGATGTTCGAATAACAGTCATGTTGCCGGTTAATGGTATATATGTCGATCGGTTCAAGGATGCCGGATTTGAAGTTATTCCATTTCCGTTCGAATCGATTTCTTTAAAAAATATTTATTTATTCAAACGATTAGTAGCAAACATAAAACCTGATATCATCCACTCACACGGTAAAGGTGCCGGTTTTTATTCCCGCATGTCCACCTATCTTGGTTTATCCTGTCCGCGAATCCATACTCACCATGGTTTTCATCTTCCACCGGGATCATTGAGGAAGAATATCTATTTACGACTGGAGCAAAATCTTACATCAAGAACAGACACAATTATTGCAGTATCGCCAAGCGAGCAGAAAGAGTTGTGTTCAATATTTGAAAAATATTCCAAGCGGATAATTAATATTTCAAACGTAATAGATTCGGATGAGCTAATTCGTTCTTCAGTCTCGGATCTGCCATCGAATGTCGATGCTTTTCTGAATGCATCCAATGATAAAATTGTCTTGATGATTGCAAGAGATGATGAGGTTAAGAATTATCCTCTCGCTTTGAATGCTGCTGAAATCGTATTAAAACAAAATAAAAAAGCAAGATTCATTTTTGTCGGATTACGCTCCGATAATCAATTGTATTCATCGATCAAGCTTAGTTTCGGTGGTAAAATATTAACAGTTGAGAAGATGGAAAATGTTATTCCTTTATTCAAAAGATGTGATATCCTTTTGCTCACCTCACGGAAAGAAGGTGGGTTGCCACTAGTAATTCAAGAGGGATTTTATTTCGGAAAACCGGCAGTCGGAACGAAGGTCCCGGGAATAACCGATTTAATTGATGATAGGATTAACGGGTTGTTATCTGATGAGACTCCTGAATCTGTTGCGAATGCAATTATTCGATTGGTTGAAGACGATAATTTATATAGGATGTTATCGGTGAATGCCAAAAAGAAAATGGATTCATTTAATTTACCGGATTGGGCTGAGAAGTATTACAACCTTTACAGGTCTTATGTCGGCAAATGA
- a CDS encoding HlyC/CorC family transporter, whose product MLTQVIGNILFIFLLVFANGFFVAAEFAIVKVRSSQLIQKIKTGHRRATLAKSIVDHLDAYLSATQLGITLSSLGLGWVGEPLLADMMRDTFINIGIVSEKAIHAFSFAISFGILTFLHIILGELAPKSLAIRYPEATTLVVSFPLQLFYRLFQPVIWLLNGAANFLLRLFGIPQASATELLHSPEELQIIVDEGTKSGVFNKTEQELITSIFEFSNTTAKEIMLPRTDVIAINIDTSREKLIQVVTEEGYSRMPVYKDSIDNIIGLIYTKDLISLLEHRDLIVLQDIIRPAYFVPGAMKISQLMRELQERKLHMAVVVDEFGGTEGIVTMEDILEEIVGEIHDEYDEVLKDVEQSTDGSSLVNAKMNITDFNEKFVVEIPDDPEYETIGGFLAKLTGHIPEQNEEIRFDNLHFTIVKKSQRRLRQVRVSKNVSHIKQERE is encoded by the coding sequence ATGCTCACTCAAGTAATCGGTAATATTCTTTTCATTTTCCTTCTCGTATTCGCCAACGGTTTCTTTGTCGCGGCAGAATTTGCAATTGTTAAAGTTCGCTCGAGCCAGCTCATCCAAAAAATTAAGACCGGGCACAGACGCGCTACACTAGCCAAGAGCATAGTTGATCACCTCGATGCATATCTTTCAGCAACGCAGCTTGGAATTACATTATCAAGTCTTGGTCTGGGATGGGTAGGTGAACCGTTACTTGCCGATATGATGAGAGATACTTTTATAAACATCGGTATTGTTAGTGAGAAAGCTATACACGCGTTTTCATTCGCCATTAGTTTCGGGATTTTAACATTTCTACATATAATTCTTGGTGAATTGGCACCGAAGTCGCTGGCAATCAGATACCCTGAAGCAACAACTCTAGTTGTTTCATTTCCACTTCAATTATTTTACAGGTTATTTCAACCGGTTATTTGGCTTTTAAACGGAGCGGCAAATTTTCTTTTACGACTTTTTGGCATTCCTCAAGCAAGCGCCACAGAATTACTACACTCACCTGAAGAATTACAAATCATTGTCGATGAGGGAACGAAAAGTGGAGTATTCAACAAGACTGAACAAGAACTTATTACAAGTATATTCGAATTTTCGAATACTACTGCTAAAGAGATAATGCTTCCACGTACCGATGTGATCGCAATAAACATTGATACCTCACGCGAAAAACTTATACAAGTTGTCACGGAAGAAGGATACTCAAGGATGCCCGTGTATAAAGACTCAATTGATAATATCATCGGTCTGATTTATACAAAAGACCTGATCAGTTTACTCGAGCACAGAGACCTGATAGTATTACAAGATATTATTCGTCCGGCTTACTTTGTTCCGGGGGCTATGAAGATAAGTCAGTTGATGAGAGAATTACAGGAACGTAAGCTGCACATGGCAGTTGTTGTGGATGAATTCGGAGGAACGGAAGGCATCGTTACGATGGAAGATATTCTTGAGGAAATAGTCGGTGAAATTCATGATGAATATGATGAAGTGCTCAAAGATGTAGAACAATCTACCGATGGTTCTTCACTGGTAAATGCGAAAATGAATATCACAGATTTTAACGAAAAGTTTGTTGTTGAAATACCGGATGATCCGGAATACGAGACCATTGGCGGATTCTTGGCAAAACTCACCGGACACATCCCGGAACAGAACGAGGAAATACGATTTGATAATCTGCATTTCACCATAGTGAAAAAAAGTCAGAGACGTTTACGGCAGGTTCGGGTTTCAAAGAATGTTTCTCATATAAAGCAGGAGCGGGAATGA
- a CDS encoding flippase, which translates to MSANEKNDMREAGSLNPLQIFLNIFKRNDMESVVKNTGWLVLDKIFRLVVGLFVNVWIARYLGPAQFGILSYALSFAAIIGAIAPLGLDSIVVRELVKDAGRKEYLLGTTLVLRFTSGIFVMLIATSIYLFNTSVDGQTLTLILIISAGYLFQAFDAIDYWFQSKVKSKFTVIAKDSAFFIISLLKVIALIANAPLIAFAILATVEIMLGSIALWIAYRYDGFKLRTWKYNLHYTRVLLKDSFPLAIASIAIAIYMRIDQVILGSLLGSSAVGIYSAAVRLVEIWYFIPTSFTISIFPMIVEAKKNNMKLYHRRLQQLYDIMSFISILLAIGVTIFSKEIILLFYGVKYIESAYILSIYVWTGVAVFLGVASSQYLMAENRTSISLYRTLLGMCVNVAANIILIPRIGIIGSGIAALLAQLTATFSIILFPSTRSQFSMMIKSLFIFRFYIYFRTRSNA; encoded by the coding sequence ATGTCGGCAAATGAAAAAAATGATATGAGAGAAGCGGGAAGTCTGAATCCTCTACAAATCTTTCTCAACATCTTCAAGCGGAATGATATGGAGAGTGTTGTTAAAAATACCGGATGGTTGGTGCTTGATAAAATATTCCGGCTGGTGGTGGGATTATTTGTAAATGTCTGGATTGCCAGATATCTAGGTCCTGCTCAGTTCGGAATTTTAAGCTATGCTCTGAGTTTCGCAGCAATAATAGGTGCTATCGCTCCGCTCGGACTTGACAGCATCGTGGTGCGTGAGTTAGTCAAAGATGCAGGTCGAAAGGAATATCTCCTCGGTACAACATTGGTCTTGCGATTTACCAGTGGAATATTCGTAATGCTGATTGCAACATCGATTTATCTTTTCAATACTTCAGTTGATGGACAAACATTAACACTAATACTAATTATATCTGCCGGATATTTATTCCAAGCATTCGATGCGATAGATTACTGGTTTCAATCCAAAGTTAAATCCAAATTTACAGTTATTGCGAAAGATAGCGCCTTCTTTATTATATCGTTATTAAAAGTAATTGCTTTGATAGCTAATGCGCCGCTTATTGCATTTGCCATTTTAGCAACAGTTGAAATAATGCTTGGATCGATTGCGCTTTGGATTGCATACAGGTATGACGGATTCAAATTAAGAACATGGAAATATAACTTACATTACACACGTGTCTTGTTGAAGGATAGTTTTCCTTTGGCAATCGCGAGTATAGCAATAGCTATCTACATGCGAATCGATCAGGTTATTTTGGGGAGTTTATTAGGATCAAGCGCGGTTGGGATTTATTCTGCGGCTGTCAGACTTGTTGAGATTTGGTACTTTATTCCAACATCATTTACAATCTCGATTTTTCCGATGATTGTAGAAGCAAAAAAAAATAATATGAAATTATACCATCGCAGGTTGCAGCAGCTTTACGACATCATGTCGTTTATCAGTATCCTATTGGCAATTGGTGTCACAATCTTCTCAAAAGAAATTATACTATTATTTTATGGGGTCAAGTATATTGAGTCGGCATATATACTGAGTATTTACGTGTGGACCGGTGTGGCAGTATTTCTTGGGGTTGCATCGAGTCAATATTTAATGGCTGAGAACCGAACGTCTATTTCTCTGTATCGGACTTTGCTCGGTATGTGTGTTAATGTGGCAGCGAATATAATATTAATACCCCGCATTGGAATTATCGGATCGGGTATTGCTGCATTGCTTGCACAATTGACGGCTACATTCTCTATCATTTTATTTCCATCGACGCGATCTCAATTTAGTATGATGATTAAGTCGTTATTTATTTTTCGATTTTATATTTATTTTAGGACCAGATCGAATGCTTAG
- a CDS encoding FdtA/QdtA family cupin domain-containing protein — protein MAELINLKTMCDNRGKLTVIEKIIPFDIKRIFYIYGVDDSVRGKHRHKKTRQAAICLQGSCIVSNDDGKDKKDFLLDSPDKCLLLEPQDYHSMHHFTPDAILMVLASEYFNRDDYIFNPYER, from the coding sequence ATGGCAGAATTGATAAATTTGAAAACGATGTGCGATAATCGGGGTAAACTCACCGTCATTGAGAAAATAATACCATTCGATATAAAACGTATTTTTTATATTTATGGTGTGGATGATTCGGTTAGAGGAAAACACCGCCATAAAAAAACTCGGCAAGCCGCGATATGTTTGCAGGGAAGTTGTATAGTATCTAATGATGATGGAAAGGATAAAAAAGATTTTCTGCTCGATTCACCCGATAAATGTTTATTGTTAGAACCGCAAGATTATCATTCCATGCATCATTTCACACCGGATGCGATATTGATGGTGCTTGCGTCTGAATATTTTAACCGGGATGATTATATTTTTAATCCTTATGAACGTTGA
- a CDS encoding glycosyl transferase, with translation MLTFCTLFDSNYLSRGLSMYYSLQKHCKDFQLFVFAFDERAYNILEKLELPSVKLISLAEFEDQQLLQVKPTRSKAEYCWTATSSTILFILEKYGVESCTYIDADLYFYDSPKILIDEMGDKSILLTEHRYSPSRDLSSLSGKYCVQFITFKNDEKSLKALKWWRSACLEWCYARVEDGKYGDQKYLDDWTTRYEGVHVLQHLGGGVAPWNVQQYNFYLGDNIIRGKVINSKKDFNVVFYHFHHIRYFTDQTIDLGDYYLTDNVKNIYYYPYLSDLENSKDFIKKFDDSFDPHGPREKEIIWKTPLINLKRRFYDRYNIFPINEIESKLIK, from the coding sequence ATGCTAACGTTTTGTACGCTATTCGATTCTAATTACTTGTCGCGCGGATTATCGATGTATTATTCTCTGCAAAAACATTGCAAAGATTTTCAGTTGTTTGTTTTCGCGTTTGATGAACGTGCATATAATATTTTGGAAAAGCTGGAGTTGCCATCAGTGAAATTAATATCATTAGCAGAATTTGAAGATCAGCAGCTTTTACAAGTTAAACCAACACGAAGCAAAGCCGAATATTGCTGGACGGCTACATCATCGACAATTTTATTCATTCTGGAGAAATACGGCGTCGAATCTTGTACATACATCGATGCAGATCTGTATTTCTACGATTCACCTAAAATATTGATCGATGAAATGGGAGATAAGTCGATCCTTCTCACCGAGCACCGTTACAGCCCAAGTCGGGATTTATCTTCTTTATCCGGAAAATATTGTGTCCAATTTATTACATTCAAAAACGACGAAAAAAGTTTGAAGGCATTAAAATGGTGGCGATCGGCTTGTCTGGAGTGGTGCTACGCCCGGGTTGAGGACGGAAAATACGGTGATCAAAAATATTTGGACGATTGGACAACTAGATATGAAGGCGTTCATGTGTTGCAGCATCTTGGCGGAGGGGTTGCTCCGTGGAATGTTCAGCAGTATAATTTTTATCTCGGTGACAACATCATTAGGGGAAAGGTAATAAATTCAAAAAAAGATTTCAATGTTGTGTTTTATCATTTCCATCATATTCGTTATTTTACAGATCAAACTATCGACCTGGGTGATTATTATTTAACAGATAATGTGAAAAATATTTATTATTATCCTTATCTGTCAGACTTAGAAAATTCGAAGGATTTTATAAAAAAGTTCGATGATTCATTTGACCCGCATGGTCCGAGAGAGAAAGAAATTATATGGAAAACACCATTAATCAATCTAAAAAGACGATTCTATGATCGATACAACATCTTCCCGATAAATGAGATTGAGAGTAAACTAATTAAGTAA
- a CDS encoding glycosyltransferase: MKDLAPIVLFVYNRPAHVKKTIAALQNNHHASDSDLIIYSDAAKDEDNLQQVKEVRVFLKSVTDFKSVKIIHRSHNFGLSENIINGVTEVVSTYGNVIVLEDDLVTSPYFLQFMNDGLSMYQDNHEVVSIHGYVYPVSGKLPDTFFLRGADCWGWATWKHGWDIFESDGKYLLNEIKNKSLEKEFNFNDSYPYLQMLIDQVTGKTDSWAIRWHASAFLKDKFTLYPGKSLVQNIGIDDSGTHHKYSTIMNVALETEMPNINKLEIKQDEIAFRLISQFMETIHPPIWKKILRRIGAV; the protein is encoded by the coding sequence ATGAAAGATCTTGCTCCGATCGTTCTTTTTGTTTATAATCGGCCTGCGCATGTGAAAAAAACTATCGCTGCTCTTCAAAATAATCATCATGCATCTGATAGCGATCTGATTATTTATTCGGATGCGGCAAAGGATGAAGATAACCTACAACAAGTCAAGGAAGTCAGAGTCTTTCTTAAGTCGGTTACGGATTTTAAATCTGTCAAGATAATTCACCGGTCTCATAACTTCGGACTGTCAGAAAATATTATAAATGGAGTGACGGAAGTAGTCTCAACTTACGGCAACGTAATAGTCCTTGAGGATGATCTTGTAACTTCACCATATTTCCTTCAGTTCATGAACGATGGATTGTCTATGTATCAGGATAATCATGAAGTCGTTAGTATTCATGGATATGTTTATCCGGTTTCTGGAAAATTACCGGACACATTTTTTCTGCGGGGCGCCGATTGCTGGGGCTGGGCAACATGGAAACATGGATGGGATATTTTTGAATCTGATGGTAAGTATTTATTGAACGAAATCAAAAATAAATCATTGGAGAAAGAATTTAATTTTAACGACAGTTATCCGTATCTTCAAATGTTAATCGATCAGGTTACAGGCAAAACAGATTCCTGGGCTATCAGATGGCATGCGTCTGCTTTTCTGAAAGATAAGTTTACGCTGTATCCGGGGAAATCATTGGTTCAAAATATCGGGATTGATGATTCTGGGACTCATCATAAATATTCGACTATAATGAATGTCGCCTTGGAAACAGAAATGCCGAACATTAATAAATTAGAAATAAAACAAGATGAGATAGCATTTAGATTAATCTCACAGTTTATGGAAACTATTCATCCTCCAATTTGGAAAAAAATATTACGCAGGATTGGTGCTGTTTAA
- a CDS encoding methyltransferase, TIGR04325 family — translation MSIKKIIKSIIPPIITSSYGEIRNPVSFHGSYESWAEAEQNSTGYDADVIVEKVRDSLLKVKEGKAVHERDSVLFDKIEYSWQLLAGILWIAAQRGNRLNVLDFGGSLGSTYFQNRKFLKEIINLNWNIVEQQKFVEIGKKYFENERLRFWSSISQCSKMVSPDLIILSSVLSYIENPINLFDEIFGTGVEFCIIDRTLITDGKKDIITVQHVEPPIYHAKYPCRIYAKAELLHYLGQKYDLIEEYSNDEGRSIRIPGGVAAYKGFIFRRKK, via the coding sequence ATGTCTATTAAGAAAATAATTAAATCAATCATACCGCCTATAATTACTTCTTCTTATGGCGAGATTCGAAATCCTGTTTCGTTTCATGGCAGTTATGAGTCATGGGCTGAAGCTGAACAAAATTCTACAGGATATGACGCCGATGTGATAGTAGAGAAAGTTCGCGATTCACTTTTAAAAGTGAAAGAAGGTAAAGCGGTTCATGAACGCGATTCTGTTCTTTTTGATAAAATCGAATATTCGTGGCAGTTGCTTGCGGGTATTTTATGGATTGCGGCACAGCGCGGTAATCGTTTGAATGTTCTTGATTTTGGCGGTTCATTGGGAAGTACATACTTCCAGAATCGGAAGTTCCTGAAAGAGATCATTAATCTAAACTGGAATATAGTTGAACAACAAAAATTTGTTGAAATCGGTAAAAAATATTTTGAAAACGAAAGATTGAGATTCTGGTCGTCGATTTCGCAATGTTCGAAAATGGTATCTCCCGATCTCATAATTTTATCGAGTGTTCTTTCTTATATAGAAAATCCAATCAATCTGTTCGATGAAATATTCGGCACCGGAGTTGAGTTCTGTATAATTGATCGAACATTAATCACTGACGGGAAAAAAGATATTATTACTGTTCAACATGTGGAACCTCCAATTTATCATGCGAAATATCCCTGTCGTATTTACGCGAAAGCTGAATTGTTACACTACCTTGGACAAAAGTATGATTTGATCGAAGAATATTCGAATGATGAAGGAAGAAGTATCCGTATACCGGGTGGTGTAGCGGCTTATAAAGGATTCATTTTCCGACGAAAGAAATAG